In Listeria monocytogenes, the following proteins share a genomic window:
- a CDS encoding xanthine phosphoribosyltransferase — protein sequence MKLLEEFIQEKGTVLPGNVLKVDAFLNHQIDPVLMQAMGNEFAKRFQDLGITKIVTIESSGIAPAVFAGLALSVPVVFARKKKSVTLTDNLFTSTVYSYTKKESNDISVSKQFLTADDTILVIDDFLANGQAALGLLEIAEHAGAKVAGIGIVIEKSFQQGRELLNKTGIPVYSLARIASLENEEILFLEEE from the coding sequence TTGAAATTACTGGAAGAGTTTATTCAAGAAAAAGGTACGGTTTTACCGGGGAATGTTTTAAAAGTAGATGCTTTTTTAAATCACCAAATTGACCCGGTTTTAATGCAAGCGATGGGAAACGAATTTGCTAAACGGTTCCAAGATTTAGGGATTACGAAAATTGTAACGATTGAATCATCGGGTATCGCACCCGCCGTTTTTGCAGGGCTCGCGCTTTCCGTACCAGTCGTGTTTGCCCGCAAGAAAAAATCAGTGACATTAACGGACAATTTATTCACAAGCACTGTCTATTCGTATACTAAAAAAGAATCGAATGATATTTCTGTATCAAAACAATTTTTAACAGCAGATGATACGATTTTAGTTATTGATGATTTTCTAGCAAATGGACAGGCGGCACTCGGCTTACTTGAAATTGCGGAACATGCCGGAGCAAAGGTGGCGGGAATTGGGATTGTGATTGAAAAATCTTTCCAACAAGGTCGCGAATTATTAAATAAAACAGGGATTCCAGTTTATTCACTAGCACGAATTGCCTCACTTGAAAACGAAGAAATCTTATTTTTAGAGGAGGAATAG
- a CDS encoding carboxypeptidase M32: protein MVETLEEEFLAYIKKMEALEEALALVYWDLRTGTPAKGMEGRSDVIGVLSEEIFNMQTSEEMAAFIAGLNQDKENLSEITRKTLEESQKTYDLNKKIPSKEYAEYTKLVAQAETAWTTAREQNDFAAFEPFLTKILEMKRKFVEYWGYEENKYDTLLDQYEPGVTVSVLDSVFEKVRDGIMAIREKIENEGVKPDATILNTKISEAKQKEFSIRILNKMGFDFEAGRLDETVHPFATGLNTGDVRITTRYNENDFKMAVFGTIHEGGHAIYEQNFDAALVGTPLANGASMGIHESQSLFYEIIIGSSLAFWKSNYADFQAITKPAFDQVKLEDFYRAVNISESSLIRIEADTLTYPLHIMIRYELEKALINGELEVKDLPKAWGDKYEEYLGIRPDNDTNGVLQDIHWAGGDFGYFPSYALGLMYAAQFFNQMQKEIPNIDAIIASDDYSELKIWLTEHVHKFGKTKKPLEILTDTTGEGLNPTYLLDLLEKRYAYVYQFNK, encoded by the coding sequence TTGGTAGAAACATTAGAAGAGGAATTTTTAGCGTATATTAAAAAGATGGAAGCTCTAGAAGAAGCACTCGCATTAGTTTACTGGGATCTTCGTACAGGCACGCCGGCAAAAGGAATGGAAGGCCGTTCGGATGTTATTGGCGTTCTTTCTGAAGAGATTTTCAATATGCAAACGTCAGAAGAAATGGCTGCTTTTATTGCTGGACTTAATCAAGATAAAGAAAATCTATCCGAAATCACTCGTAAAACTTTAGAAGAGTCTCAAAAAACATATGATTTAAATAAAAAAATCCCAAGTAAAGAATATGCGGAATATACAAAGCTGGTAGCGCAAGCGGAAACCGCATGGACAACAGCACGCGAACAAAATGATTTTGCAGCATTTGAACCATTCCTAACAAAAATTTTAGAAATGAAGCGTAAATTCGTTGAGTATTGGGGTTATGAAGAAAATAAATATGACACATTGCTTGATCAATATGAGCCAGGTGTAACCGTATCTGTGCTTGATTCCGTATTTGAAAAAGTACGTGACGGTATTATGGCGATTCGTGAAAAAATCGAAAACGAAGGTGTGAAGCCAGATGCGACGATTTTAAACACGAAAATATCCGAAGCAAAACAAAAAGAATTTAGTATTCGCATTTTGAATAAGATGGGCTTTGATTTTGAAGCAGGACGTTTAGATGAAACGGTTCATCCGTTTGCAACAGGCTTAAATACAGGTGATGTTCGTATTACGACACGCTATAACGAAAATGATTTTAAAATGGCTGTGTTTGGAACGATTCATGAAGGCGGTCATGCGATTTATGAACAAAATTTTGACGCAGCACTTGTAGGTACTCCGCTTGCCAATGGGGCTTCCATGGGGATTCATGAGTCGCAATCATTATTCTATGAAATTATTATCGGCTCTAGTTTAGCCTTTTGGAAAAGTAATTATGCTGACTTCCAAGCGATTACAAAACCTGCTTTTGATCAGGTGAAGTTGGAAGATTTCTACCGTGCTGTGAATATCTCTGAAAGTTCGCTGATTCGAATTGAAGCTGATACATTAACTTATCCGCTACATATTATGATTCGTTATGAACTAGAAAAAGCGCTTATTAACGGTGAATTAGAAGTAAAAGATTTACCGAAAGCATGGGGCGACAAGTACGAAGAATATCTAGGTATTCGTCCAGATAATGATACAAATGGTGTTCTGCAAGATATTCACTGGGCTGGTGGCGATTTTGGTTACTTCCCATCCTACGCACTTGGCTTAATGTACGCGGCACAGTTTTTTAACCAAATGCAAAAAGAAATTCCGAATATTGATGCGATTATTGCAAGTGATGATTATTCGGAACTCAAAATATGGTTGACTGAACATGTGCATAAATTTGGTAAAACAAAGAAACCTTTAGAAATTTTAACAGATACAACGGGAGAGGGCTTGAACCCAACGTATTTGCTAGATTTACTAGAAAAAAGATACGCTTATGTTTACCAATTCAATAAGTAA
- a CDS encoding class I SAM-dependent RNA methyltransferase, with protein MKTFQLVATAASGLEAIVGKEVARLGYDPKVENGKVYFEGDLSAIARANLWLRVADRVKIVVGVFKATTFDELFEKTKALPWEDYLPLDAQFPVAGKSVKSTLYSVPDCQAIVKKAIVNRVSEKYRRSGRLMETGALFKLEVSILKDEVTLTIDTSGAGLHKRGYRLAQGSAPIKETMAAALVLLTSWHPDRPFYDPVCGSGTIPIEAALIGQNIAPGFNREFVSETWDWMPKQVWADARQEAEDLANYDQPLNIIGGDIDARLIEIAKQNAVEAGLGDLITFRQLQVADFQTEDEYGVVVANPPYGERLEDEEAVRQLYREMGIVYKRMPTWSVYVLTSYELFEEVYGKKATKKRKLYNGYLRTDLYQYWGPRKPRPKKED; from the coding sequence ATGAAAACATTTCAGTTGGTGGCGACGGCTGCTTCGGGTTTAGAAGCAATTGTTGGGAAAGAAGTAGCGCGCTTAGGCTATGATCCAAAAGTAGAAAACGGTAAAGTATATTTTGAAGGAGATTTATCTGCAATTGCTAGAGCGAATCTATGGCTTCGTGTAGCCGACCGTGTGAAAATTGTGGTTGGTGTTTTTAAAGCAACGACATTTGATGAACTATTTGAAAAGACGAAAGCTTTACCTTGGGAAGATTATTTACCGCTTGATGCACAGTTTCCAGTGGCTGGTAAATCAGTTAAGTCAACGCTTTATAGTGTGCCTGATTGCCAAGCGATTGTAAAAAAAGCCATCGTTAACCGTGTCAGTGAAAAGTATCGTCGTTCTGGTCGTTTGATGGAAACAGGCGCGTTATTTAAGTTAGAAGTTTCAATTTTAAAAGATGAAGTAACTTTGACAATTGATACTAGTGGTGCGGGATTACATAAACGTGGTTACCGTTTAGCACAAGGTAGTGCGCCAATCAAAGAAACAATGGCGGCGGCGCTTGTACTACTTACGAGTTGGCATCCGGATAGACCATTTTATGACCCAGTATGTGGTTCTGGAACAATTCCAATTGAGGCAGCACTTATTGGACAAAACATTGCGCCAGGTTTCAATCGTGAGTTCGTATCGGAAACATGGGACTGGATGCCGAAGCAAGTTTGGGCGGATGCGAGACAAGAAGCGGAAGATTTGGCCAATTATGATCAACCGTTAAATATTATTGGTGGCGATATTGACGCTCGTTTAATCGAAATCGCGAAACAAAATGCTGTGGAGGCTGGGCTTGGCGATTTAATTACTTTTAGACAACTTCAAGTAGCTGACTTTCAAACAGAAGATGAATACGGGGTCGTTGTTGCGAATCCACCATACGGGGAACGTTTAGAGGATGAGGAAGCAGTACGCCAACTATACCGCGAAATGGGTATCGTTTATAAACGTATGCCGACATGGTCTGTGTATGTGCTGACTTCTTATGAACTTTTTGAAGAAGTTTATGGTAAAAAAGCGACGAAGAAACGCAAATTATATAATGGTTACTTGCGCACAGATTTATATCAATATTGGGGTCCAAGAAAACCACGTCCTAAAAAAGAAGATTGA
- the gpsB gene encoding cell division regulator GpsB → MTSEQFEYHLTGKEILEKEFKTGLRGYSPEDVDEFLDMVIKDYSTFTQEIEALQAENIRLVQELDNAPLRTSTQPAPTFQAAAQPAGTTNFDILKRLSNLEKHVFGNKLDDNE, encoded by the coding sequence ATGACTTCGGAACAATTTGAGTATCACTTAACAGGTAAAGAAATTTTGGAAAAAGAATTTAAAACTGGGCTTCGTGGTTATAGTCCAGAAGATGTTGATGAGTTTTTAGACATGGTTATTAAAGATTATAGTACATTTACCCAAGAAATCGAGGCGCTGCAAGCGGAAAACATTCGACTTGTTCAAGAGCTTGATAATGCACCACTTAGAACTTCAACGCAACCAGCACCAACTTTCCAAGCAGCGGCACAACCTGCTGGAACGACCAACTTTGATATTCTAAAACGTCTTTCTAATTTAGAAAAACATGTTTTTGGAAATAAGCTGGACGATAACGAATAG
- a CDS encoding DUF1273 domain-containing protein, translated as MKSIAVTGYKNFELGIFKKDADEAVYIKETIKRHLLPLVEDGLEWVIISGQLGIELWAGDVVAELKEEYPIKLAILEPFEKQSANWNEANQLWANEVLEKADYHAFITKRPYESPAQFAARDGFIIDNTDGALLVYDLEKEGSPKFFYDRALQAKEQANYYLECIDFYALQEVVDDMNQTF; from the coding sequence GTGAAATCCATCGCAGTGACGGGATATAAAAATTTTGAACTTGGAATTTTTAAAAAGGATGCGGATGAGGCAGTCTATATTAAAGAAACAATCAAACGTCATTTGCTTCCGCTCGTGGAGGATGGGCTTGAATGGGTGATTATTTCTGGGCAATTAGGAATTGAACTTTGGGCAGGCGACGTGGTGGCAGAATTAAAAGAAGAATATCCGATTAAGCTCGCAATCCTTGAGCCGTTTGAAAAGCAAAGCGCTAACTGGAATGAAGCAAACCAGTTATGGGCGAATGAAGTACTTGAAAAAGCAGACTATCATGCTTTTATTACGAAGCGTCCTTATGAAAGTCCAGCACAATTTGCGGCAAGAGATGGTTTTATTATTGATAATACGGATGGGGCTTTACTTGTGTATGATTTAGAAAAAGAAGGCTCGCCGAAATTTTTTTATGACCGAGCATTGCAAGCGAAAGAACAGGCTAATTATTATTTGGAATGCATTGACTTTTATGCATTACAAGAGGTTGTGGATGATATGAATCAAACCTTTTAA
- a CDS encoding YppE family protein: MELLNRTEKLLLQNEKNWELYLSNREEAKPFDFYKDMKPFVDEAKNSADAFLELAIPWVNKERPPYLGELQLRQACDNVQMTAVSAFNGKSFYKHFLDHYQSTKYTLTRVRDFLKRKEEMM, translated from the coding sequence ATGGAACTTTTAAACCGTACGGAAAAATTGCTTCTTCAAAACGAAAAAAATTGGGAACTATATTTAAGTAACCGTGAAGAAGCAAAACCGTTTGATTTTTATAAAGATATGAAACCTTTTGTTGACGAAGCAAAAAATAGCGCGGATGCGTTTTTAGAATTAGCTATTCCGTGGGTAAACAAAGAGCGTCCTCCTTATTTAGGAGAACTACAATTACGACAAGCTTGTGATAATGTGCAAATGACGGCAGTAAGTGCATTTAATGGAAAGTCTTTTTACAAACATTTTCTAGACCACTACCAATCTACCAAGTATACACTAACAAGAGTGAGAGATTTCTTAAAAAGAAAAGAGGAAATGATGTGA
- the recU gene encoding Holliday junction resolvase RecU: MAIGYPNGKKYAASQEELPQQKRKAPVTYGKRGMSLEDDLNDTIAYYLTHEIAVIHKKPTPVQIVSVDYPKRSSAKIKEAYFKTPSTTDYNGVYKGKYVDFEAKETQNTTSFPLSNFHDHQMTHMANVLKQDGIVFVIIAFQKLGETHFIPFEKFYPFWERMQSGGRKSVTIAEIQDVSDQIPYGLNPRLDFLQSIDKLYF, from the coding sequence ATGGCTATTGGTTACCCTAACGGCAAGAAGTATGCAGCGAGTCAAGAGGAACTTCCTCAACAAAAACGGAAAGCTCCTGTAACTTATGGTAAGCGTGGTATGTCTTTGGAAGATGACCTAAATGATACGATTGCGTATTACTTAACTCACGAAATAGCAGTCATCCACAAAAAACCTACCCCTGTCCAAATTGTCAGTGTGGACTATCCAAAAAGAAGTAGTGCCAAAATTAAGGAAGCCTACTTCAAAACACCATCCACAACAGATTACAATGGTGTCTATAAAGGAAAGTACGTTGATTTTGAAGCAAAAGAAACGCAAAATACAACTTCTTTTCCGTTGAGTAATTTTCACGATCACCAAATGACACACATGGCAAACGTCTTAAAACAAGATGGTATTGTTTTTGTCATTATTGCTTTCCAAAAACTCGGAGAAACGCATTTCATTCCCTTCGAAAAATTTTATCCGTTTTGGGAACGCATGCAAAGTGGTGGGAGAAAATCAGTCACTATAGCAGAAATACAAGATGTATCAGACCAAATTCCTTATGGTCTAAATCCAAGGCTTGACTTCTTGCAATCCATAGACAAATTATACTTCTAG